Proteins from one Ahaetulla prasina isolate Xishuangbanna chromosome 2, ASM2864084v1, whole genome shotgun sequence genomic window:
- the FER gene encoding tyrosine-protein kinase Fer isoform X3, which yields MGFGNDLKYSHEALLKLQDWELRLLETVKKFMTMRIKSDKEYASTLQNLCNQVDKESTSQLDYVSNVAKSWLLIVQQTEQLSKIMKTHAEDLNAGPLHRLTVMIKDKQQIKKSYVGVHQQIEAEMFKVTKTELEKLKSSYRQLIKEVNSAKEKYKEALSKGKETEKAKDRYDKATMKLHMLHNQYVLALKGAQLHQHQYYDATLPLFLDSLQKMQEEMIKGLKGILEEYSQITSLVTEELVNVHKEIQISVEQLDPGSEYSSFLETHRTSDIEQQEIEFDTSLLEENENLQANEIMWNNLTAEGLQAMLKTVVEELIQTQQTLLNKEELVLELEKKIEESSKICERKSDIVLLLSQKQALEELKQTVQQLKCTEVKFAAQKELLQQKVQENDGKEPPPVVNYEEDARSVSSM from the exons ATGGGGTTTGGAAATGACCTGAAGTATTCTCATGAAGCTTTGCTAAAACTGCAAGATTGGGAGTTACGGCtattggaaacagtgaagaaatTTATGACCATGAGAATAAAAAGTGACAAAGAATACGCATCCACTTTACAGAACCTTTGCAATCAAGTTGATAAAGAGAGTACGTCACAATTGGATTATGTCAGTAATGTAGCAAAG tcATGGTTGCTTATTGTGCAACAAACAGAGCAGCTTAGCAAGATCATGAAGACACATGCAGAAGATTTGAATGCTGGGCCATTACATAGACTTACTGTGATGATTAAAGACAAACAGCAGATAAAGAAGAGCTATGTAGGTGTTCACCAGCAAATTGAGGCAGAGATGTTCAAG GTTACAAAAACTGAAttggaaaaattaaaatctagttaTAGACAATTAATTAAAGAAGTAAATTCTGCCAAAGAAAAATACAAGGAAGCATTATCTAAAG gcAAGGAAACTGAAAAAGCCAAAGATCGTTATGATAAAGCCACAATGAAACTCCACATGTTGCACAATCAATACGTGTTGGCATTAAAAGGAGCACAGTTACATCAGCACCAGTATTATGATGCTACACTTCCTTTGTTCCTTGACTCTTTACAGAAGATGCAAGAAGAAATGATTAAAGGACT gaaaggaATCTTAGAAGAGTACAGTCAGATCACCAGCCTTGTGACAGAAGAACTAGTGAATGTTCATAAAGAGATACAGATATCTGTTGAACAATTAGACCCTGGTTCAGAGTACAGTAGTTTCCTAGAAACTCACAG GACATCAGATATTGAACAACAAGAAATAGAATTTGATACATCATTattagaagaaaatgaaaatcttCAAGCTAATGAGATTATGTGGAATAATTTGACAGCTGAAGGTTTACAAGCTAT GTTGAAAACTGTAGTAGAAGAACTGATTCAGACACAGCAGACACTTCTAAATAAGGAGGAATTAGTTCTGGAATTAGAAAAGAAGATTGAAGAGTCTTCTAAGATCTGTGAAAGAAAATCTGA CATTGTGCTTCTGCTAAGCCAGAAGCAAGCACTTGAAGAATTAAAGCAAACTGTTCAGCAGCTGAAATGCACCGAAGTCAAATTTGCAGCTCAGAAGGAACTTCTTCaacaaaaagtgcaagaaaatgATGGAAAAGAGCCCCCACCTGTTGTAAATTATGAGGAGGATGCCAGATCAGTCTCTTCCATG tAA